The Bifidobacterium sp. WK012_4_13 genome contains the following window.
CATCGAGCTTGATCATGGTTTCGACGACGTCCTGACCATGATCCTGTGCGAGCTGGATGATGGACTTGCGTGTGATGCCCGGAAGGATGCTGCCCGTCAGGCTTGGGGTCTCCATGTGGCCATCCTTGTGGACAGCGAACATGTTCATGCCACCGAGTTCCTCAAGGTATGTCTTGGTGGCTGCATCGACGAAGCAGACCTGCTCGCAACCGTTTTCGAGGCCGCGATATTCACCAAGCAGCGAAGCTGCGTAGTTGCCGCCACACTTTGCGAAGCCCGTGCCGCCAGGGCCGGTGCGGAACCACTTGTCTTCGACCCAGATGCTCACTGGCTTGACGCCGCCAGGGAAGTATGGGCCGGATGGCGAGGCGATCACGCAGTAATCGACTTCCTCCGGTGCGCGTACGCCGAGGAACGCCTCGGAAGCGAACATGAACGGGCGCATATACAGGGTGTATTCGCGACGGGTCGGAACCCACTGGTAATCCTTCTTCACCAGCGCTGCGACGGAACCCAGGAAGTCATCCTTGGAAAGCTCCGGCAGATACAGACGCTTTGCTGAGTTCTGGAAGCGCTCGGCGTTTGCGTCCGGGCGGAACAGCCAGACAGAATCATCGTCATGATGATATGCCTTGAGGCCTTCGAAAACCTCCTGGGCATAATGCAGAACGGAAGCGCCTGGCTCCATCTTCAGGGGCGCATAGGCCTCGATGCGACGATCAGACCAGCCCTCCCCCTTGGTCCAGCTCATGTGAGTCATATTGTCAGAGAAAACCTGACCGAAAGCAGGCTTGTCAATCAATTCCTGACGCTTGGCATCTGTTGCAGGATTTGAATTCTGCAAAACAGTGAATGGCTCGGTGAGTTTATTCAACGCTTGCCGATCATGATGTGATTGCTGTGTCATACTGTATGCTTCTTCTTAATTTATGCTGCAGACGCATTTCTGCAGCAACTCCTTTATCCGAGAACAAGAAACCTTGGGCCTCTCGCCTTACAGAGCACTATGTCACAGTGCTGCGACCGCTGTGTGTTCCATATCACATTATGAAAAATGCGGTTTCACATATTACCTGAATATGTGAAACCGCATGTTCATTGATTTCAAACAAGTCGAATCGTTGATTCGAACGCCTCTGCATCAAAGAGCCGCATCGCGGAAACGCGTGCATCACCGACGTGACAGCGCCGTGACAGTGTAACGACAAGCGACAGCGAAGCTACAAGCGACGATGAGGCGATGCAGCCCTAGAAGCTACTCAGCGGAAGCAGCAGCCGCATCATCGGCGGGAGCGGCATCGGCAGTGGCGTCGGCAGGAGCGGTCGTATCAAGCTGAGGCTCAAGCGACTCTTCCTTAGGAATCTCGACCGTCACGACTGAATCCTCAGGATCGTCGATGACGAGCTCAGAGCCTTCTGGCAGCTCGACATCCTTGGCAGCGACCTTGTCGCCATCGCCAAGACCCTCGACACTGATGACGATTCGCTCGGGAAGGTTGGTGACATCCGCGCGAACCTCAAGGTTCTGCATGTCGACGAATGCAACCGCAGCACCCTTGGTCACGCCTTCGACGAAGACTGGAACCTCGACGACGACCTTCTCGCCTGCACGGACCTCGAAGAAGTCGATATGCTCGACGCGGCGCTTCACGGGATTGCGCTGAATGTCCTTGACGACGGCCATCTTCTTGCCTTCGCCATAGCCAATCTCAAACAGCGCGTTGGTGCGGCGAAGAGCGTTCGTGGTTTCCTTCAACGGGAGCTTGATGAAGGTCGGTTCAGCTCCACCTGCATAGATCGTTGCAGGAATCTGATTTGCGACGCGCATACGACGGGCAGCGCCCTTGCCGAACTGGTCACGAACCGTGCCTTCGAGCTTAACTGTGTTTGCCATGTGTTTCTCCTCTGTTATGTCATTCGTTCGGCGCATCGACACACCGCATGACAAGCCAAGAAACAGGCTATCAGACGCCGAGTCGATCACGGATGTGCAGTTTTGCATATCCCTCGCCAAAGCAACGGGTGCAACTTTAGCACACTTTCGGCAATCTTTTGCATGACCGTCACCCTTGATGCAAGTTTTTGGCACTTCGCGAAGTATCGTGGCAAGAATGCGTCGAGATTCCGAACGACAGCAAGCCAAAAAACAGTCCTGATACTTCGGGAAGTGCCAAAAACTTGAATTCCCGGATATGGTGAATCGTTTATTACTGGATCAGCTCCTTCACGGAGGCGATAATCGCCTGCAATTCCTTCTTTGCATCGCCGAAGAGCATCTGGGTGTTGTCGTTGAAATACAGCTCGTTCTCAATGCCGGCGTAGCCTTTGCCTCGACCGCGCTTGATGACGACGACGTGCTCGGATTTGTCGACGTCCAGAATCGGCATTCCTGAAACCGGAGTGCCCGGTCTGCGGGCTGCGGGGTTGGTGACATCGTTCGCACCGACGACCAGGGAGATAGAGGCTGCAGGGAACTGTGGATTGATGTCATCGAGGTCTACCAGCTCCTCATAGGGAACGTTCGCCTCCGCGAGCAAAACGTTCATATGGCCAGGCATGCGCCCTGCAACTGGATGAATCGCATAGCTCACATCGATGCCACGGTTCTTCAGCAAATCGCCGAGATCGGCGAGCTCACGCTGCGCCTGCGCCTGTGCCAGACCGAATCCTGGCACGAAGATGACCTTCTGGGCATAGACCAGCTGCACTGCGACATCGTCAGCAGTGGTTTCCTTCATCGAACCTTCTGGTCCGTCCCCGACCGCAGCGACATCGGAACCTCCGAAACCACCGACCAGGACGCTTGTCAAAGGACGGTTCATGGCCTGCGCCATCAAGACCGAAAGGGTCACGCCTGCCGCGCCGACAAGTGCGCCTGCAACGATGAGCGCCACGTTATCAATGGCAAGGCCGCTCATGGCGACTGCCGTGCCTGTGCAGGCATTCAAGACCGAGATCACCACGGGCATGTCCGCGCCGCCGATGGGAAGCACGAACAAAAGACCGTACAGCAAGGCGGACAGTGTGGTGAGCAGACTCCACAGCATCCGGTGAGGCTCGTCAGCGACAAGCAGCACGAACGATGCGATGGTCAGGAGTATCGAAAGCACCATCCACACATCCTTCATCGGCAAGGATATGGGCTTGCCGGGAAGTATGCCTTGAAGCTTGCCCGCTGCGACCAGCGAACCGGTGAAGGTGATGGAACCGATGACGATGCCCAGACCGGCAGTGATCAATACGACCAGTGTAGGAAGCTTTTCGGAGGTCAGAATGTCGTTCAAGGCGACAAGGGCCGCCGCGCCGCCGCCGACCGTATTGAACACCGAGACCAGCTGGGGCATGTCGGTCATCTTGACTTTCTTCGCCGAATACAATCCTGCGATGGCTCCGACCACGATGCCTGCAATCAGAACGATGAGCGCAGCGCTGGAAAGGAAGCCGGTGACGAAGAAACGAACGAAGGCCATGACCACCGCGATCACCATGCCGACGGCGGAAATCTGATTACCCCTTCTCGCCGTCTTGGGCGAGTTCATGAAGTGCAATCCAACGACGAAAAGCACTGCAGACAATAGATACACGTATGAAGCAACAACATCAATCGTGCTCATCACTTTGCCCCCTGGTCGGTCTTGCCCGTTTGAGCGGCATCAGCCGCCGTCTCGGCCTTTTCTGACTTCGACTTCCTTGAAGTCTTCGCTGACTTGAACATCTCGAGCATGCGGTCGGTCACGACATAGCCACCGACGACGTTCATCGTTCCCAAGACAGCTGCCAGGAATATGAAGACATAGGCAAGGGGCGTATGCGCCTGCGAGGCGACGATGATGACGCCCACGATTACGATGCCATGGATGGAATTCGCACCGCTCATCAGCGGGGTGTGCAGGGTCGCCGGAACCTTGCCGATGACCTCGACCCCTATGAGCAATGCAAGAACGAACAGCGTGATTGGTGTAACAAGCTCACTCATTGCCACCATCTCCTTCCTTGTGATCTGAAGCATCTGGGTCTGACACGTTCTGACCTGACGATGGGACGTTGCGACCTGCGACGACCAGGGCATCGTCAAGCTCCTGGGAGAGATCGAAGCTCAGACCTTCCGGAGTCACGAAGTGCGAGACCACGTCCGCCAGATTCCTTGCCGCAAGATTCGATGCGGTGGTCGCGACGCCACTGGCAAGATCGGGAACTCCGAAAATCGTGACGCCATTGTCGGTCACCGTTCTGCCGGGCTTCGAGCCCTCAACGTTGCCACCGAGATCGCTGGCTGCGCAATCGACGATGACCGCGCCGCGATGAAGTCCCAGCACACCATTCTTGGTCAGCAGGACTGGAGGGCGTCGGCCTGGAACCTTCGCCGTCGTGATGACGACATCGAATCCGGCAGCCTTCGCATCGACGGCGGCCTGCTGCTGAGACTGCTCCTCCTTGGAGAGCTGGCGCGCATAGCCACCCTCCCCCTGGCCCTGTGAGAAGTCCAGGCCGAGATCGAGGAACTTTGCTCCCAACGATTCGACTTCCTGGCGCGAAGCCGGGCGCACATCATAGCCCGTGACGATGGCACCGAGTCGCTTTGCCGTGCCGATGGCCTGCAAACCAGCGATTCCAGCACCGAGTATGAGCACCTTCGCAGGTCGGATCGTTCCTGCGGCGGTTGTCATCATGGGGAAGAAAGAGCCATAGCTATCGGCAGCAAGCAGAGCCGCCTTGTATCCCATCACGGAATTCTGCGAGGTCATCTCATCCATCGACTGAGCGGAACTCAGCTGACGTGGCAACTTTTCCATCGCAAGAGCCGTAAGGCCCGCCTGATCCAGTCTGCTGACGTATTCCTGATTGGTGAACGAGCCGAGCATGCCAACTATCCATGCATGGCTGGGCAATGCTGCCAGATCTTCGTCCGTGGGGCGATTTATGAAACCGAAGACATCCGCCTGGTGAAAGACGTCTGCTCGACTCACGACAGACGCACCAGCCCTGTCATATTGATCGTCCGAGAACTGCGAAGCCTCACCCGCACCTTGTTCGATAACGCATGAGATATTCGACTTCTTCAGTCTGGAAACGATTTCAGGGGTCAGCGCGACTCTTGATTCCTGCTGATTTGATTCCTTGATGACCCCATACGTAACAGGGCCATGCTCTTGCTGAACCATTTGCATCCCTTCTCACTACTTTGTTGAGAATCCGACACCTTCGAATCTAGATAGAGTGTATAAGCTGCGGGAGACACAGGCTCACCCTCAGCCAATTGCATTCTCCCCTCCACAGGATAGTCTTTATTGGTACGAATTAAAGGAGAAAAATGGGATTGTTCAATTCAGCCAAGTCGTATCTGATCTCAACAGCGAAACGTGCAGCAACCCTAGGCCGCTATCACGATGACGACATCGACGAAGAAGTCATGCCATCCGATGCAAGCGGCGACTCCGAACCATCCACGCAGGATGACGGACACGCCCGTCAGCTCCCGAGCGTCCACGAGTGGTCCAATGGATATCCCACCACCACGTTCATGGATGAACGTTCAGGACTGCTCACAACATCCACCGCAGATGCCGGCAAGATTCCCGAAAGCATGACTCTGTATGACATTTACAGAGACAGGGCGGAGCGCATGGGAGACGAACCCATGTATCATTTCAAATCCAACGGCGAATGGGTGACACGCACCGCGAATGACATGCTTGAGGACATTCGTTCCGCGGCAAAGGGACTTCTCCACTCCGGTCTGAAGAAGGGCGATGCGATCGCCTTCATGTGCCACACCAGCTATCAGTGGAATGTCGTCGACGCGGCAGTGGTTTCGATCGGTGGCGTCATCGCAACCGTATATGACACCGACTCGGCCGAGCAGATACGCTATATCGTCAACAATTCCGATGCGACGAGCCTGATTGTGGAGACCCGGGACATGCGCGAGAAGGCGGACGGCGCCATCGATGACTGCCCATCGCTGAAGCGCATCGCTTGTCTCGAGAACGGCGCCCTCGAAGAGATGCAGGCATATGGCAAGGTCGTCAGCGACGCCGAGCTCGATGAGCGCATAGCTTCCATATCGACGAAGGACCTCTGCTCGGTGGTCTATACGTCAGGATCGACCGCAGCTCCCAAAGGCGTGGAAATGACGCACGAGCACTATTGCACGCTTGCGCACAACCTACGCGAATACATTCCCGACCTGTTGCAGGATCCCAAGGGGTCGGTCCTGCTCTTCCTGCCTCAGGCACATTCGTTCGCACGAGCCATCAACTACGCATGCGCCTACAGCTCAATCCAGATCTACATAGCAGAAGGAATCAAGAGTCTCATCGCCGATCTGCAAGTAGCCAGGCCGACGGTGATGATCGGCGTTCCCCGAGTCTTCGAGAAGGTCTACAACGCCGCCTCCCAAAAGGCCGGACATGGTGTGAAGGGCATGGTCTTTGCATCGGCCGTCGTGGCAGCTCAGGATTACATGTCTGAGGTATCCGAAAAGGGCAAGGCAGGTCCTATCGTCACCAGCAAGCGCCAGGCCTTTGACCCTCTTGTATACAGCTCGCTTCGTCAGGCTTTGGGAGGACGCGCGCGCTGGATCGTGTCGGGAGGGGCCCCCTTGGACCCGTCCCTGCTCAGTTTCTTCAGAGGCGCGAAGGTTCCCGTCTATGAAGGATACGGTCTCACGGAAACAACCGCCCCTTGCGCCTTCAGCCCTCTCGGAACTCCATTCCATGAAGGTTCGGTCGGCATTGCATTCCCAGGATTCTCGATTCGAATTTCCGAAAGTGGTGAGATCCAAATTGCAGGAACCAGCGTTTTCGACCGATACCACAAGAATGGTGAGACGACGGCGGAATCGTTCACCGAGGATGGATGGTATGCCACTGGCGATCTGGGCAGGCTTTCGGATGACGGCTTCCTTTTCATCACCGGACGAAAGAAGGACCTGATCATCACTGCGGGTGGCAAGAATGTTTCTCCCGGACCTATCGAAGAGGTCATCCAGCGATCCGAAATCGTCGAGAACGCCCTCGTCTTGGGAGACAAGCGCCCATTCATCTCGGCTTTGATCACACTCGACGGCGAAACCTTGGGACCTTGGCTCGAAGCCAGGGGCCTCAAGCCAATGACTCCGCACGAAGCGGCGAACAACGCAGTCGTACGCGCAGAGATTCAGCAGTACGTCGACGAGGCGAACGAAGGTGTTTCCAGAGCGGAATCCGTGAGAAAATTCATCATTCTCCCCGAGGCGTTCACGCAGGAGAATGGATTGCTGACAGCCTCGATGAAGGTCATTCGTCCCAAGGTCATCACCCGCTATGCGAATCTGCTGAATACGCAGATGTATGTGCCCCGCCGATAGTGGATTCGGGGTCATCCGACCCTGAATCGCCGCGAGCATGCAAGTTTTTGGCACTTGCCTGGATATAATCGCCCCAGATTGGCGAATTCGCGTACGGTGTAGAACCAAAAAACGGCTTCTCTACTCAGACAAGTGCCAAAAACTTGAATTCTCGGTCGTTATAAGAGCCCAGTCGTCATAAGAGCCCAGTCGTCATATACGTCCGATCGTCATAGGCACTCGGGCGTCATAGGCGCTCGGTCATATAAGCGAGAGACTCGGCTATGGTTGCGTGAAAACGGGCGCGTGCCCAGGCATTGATTGCATGGGCACGCGCTCCTTCAGTCATATGCGCCGAGACCAGCCGATGACGTCTCAGTCCCTCAGAATCCCAAGCGCTGCAACTGCTTGGGATTGGATTGCCAATCCTTGGCGACCTTGACATGCAGGTCCAACTGCGACTTTGCACCGATGATACGGTTCACAGGGGTTCTCAGACGTTTCTTGACATGCACCAGATGCTCTGCATGATGCCCGATGATGATCGGCTTCTGCGAATTGCGCTCGACGAACAGCGAGACATGAACCGTTACCTTGCCCTGTGCTAGCTGGGAGCCATCGATCTCAAGACTGAATTCCTCATCGGGATAGACGATCGAATCGACGGTTACCGCAAGGGAATGTGGAAGCTCATCGTTCAATTCCTCGAGGAACGCCCCACGCACCAGCTCCGCAATCGTGTCCTCGGGCGATTCCTCGCTTATCTGATCGGCAGGGTACATCTGAGGCCCAACCGGCGTGGCATCGACCAGCACATCGCGAAGTTCGTCCACATTGTCGCCATCCTTGGCACTGATCGGAACGAGCTCGGCAAAGTTCGCGAACTGCTGGATCTCTATCATCTTCGCGACAAGCTGCTCCTTGTCAAGCATGTCGATTTTCGTGACCACGGCAATGACGGGAATCTTCCATTCGATGTCTGCGCTGTCGCCATGCGAACCCCGGGCATACTGTTCTTGAAGCTTTTGCAGAATACGCCTGTCCCCTGGTCCTATCTCTTGGTCTGCTGGCAGAACGAAGGCTGCGACGTCGACATCGCTCAGCGATTCATCGACCACGTCATTCAGCCGCTGGCCAAGAAGCGTACGGGGCTTATGGATGCCAGGCGTATCAACTAGGACGAGCTGGGCGTGTGGCAGTGTCAGAATGCCACGAATCGCCTTTCGAGTGGTCTCTGGCCTTGAGGACGCGATCGCTATCTGCTTGCCGATCAATGCGTTGATAAGCGTTGACTTGCCAACGTTGGGCCTTCCGACGACGGCGACGAATCCCGAACGATACGCTTGGGATTCCTTCTCTTCCAAGGCTGTGCCCTCATTCGTCTGCTGCTCCGTCATCGGATCTCCTTGCGTGATTCTGCTCTTCGTCATGGCTGTCGTCCGTTGGACTGATTGCTTGCCGAGTCTGCGACGATGCGTCTGCACCGTCGGCACTGTCTGCACCATCGGCATCGTCGGAACCGTCGGCATTCGCCCGGTCCGCGTGACTTGGTTCGGTTGCGGGTTCGACCAGTATCGTCGACACCTTCTTGCGTCGTCCCGCGGAGTCGACAGCAGTCAGACGCAATCCCATGGTGACCGCAGTCGCACCGACAATCGGGACTCTTCCGAGGATCTTCGTCAGCAGACCATAGACCGTGTCAACGTCGTCCTCGTCAATGTCTATCTCAAACAACTCTTCCAAATCGGCGATAGGAGTTCTGGCAGGGAGCTTCCACGCATGTTCGTCAATCTGCTCCGGCTGCGAGTGCTGCGTCCGATCGTGTTCGTCCTCGAGTTCGCCGACAATCTGTTCGATTGCATCCTCGATGGTCACCAAACCTGCGATTCCGCCATATTCGTCGATCACGACGGCAATGTGCTGGCGTGTCTGCTGCATGTGATGGAAGAGGTCGTCGACCGCCTTGGATTCAGGGACAAGCATCGGGGTACGGCATATCGAAGCTATGTCGCGCGATTCGGCGGCGGGATTAAAGGCGACTGCCCTGACGACGTCCTTCAGATATGCCATGCCGACCAGGTCGTCGACATCCTCGCCGATGACGGGTATCCGTGAGAATCCCGAGCGGGAGAAGAGCTTCATGGCCATGCCCAAGGTCGCATCCTGCTCGATGCAGATCATGTCGGTGCGCGGAACCATGATCTCGCGGGTAAGCGTATCGGAGAGCATCAGCACGTTTCTCAGCATTTCCGATACCTCAGGGTCGAAATCGTTTGCCTCGACCATGCGGTCGATCATTGCACGTCCCTGTTCAAGCTGGATCTTGTCGAGTTCCTCCTCGTCCGAAAGCGTCAGGTCACGATTGCGCCGCTTGCCCTGAGCGAAGCCGTTGGCGTGTGAGAAGGGCGTCACCAGAGAGGCGATGGTGGTTATCGTCGCATGCTTGAGCATGATGTCAAGTGGCTTTTTCGCCCCGGCGACCCTTGGCCTCAGAAGCACGGAGAGGGTTGCGATGATCAGCGCCGCAACGACTCCCGAAACGAGCTGCGACCAGAGCGGGGCATCGAGAACGCGCATTATCACGGCGATGAGAAGGCCGTCGAGAACATTGCACATGACTCTGAAGAATGCGCAGGCACCGGCGGTCGCGAATCTGTCGGATAAAAGCCTCTGGACTCGCTGCACGCGGTCTATCCTCTTCATCCTAGAGAACTGCCCAAGCTCCGAATCAGTCTGAATCTCGAGCATCAGATTGTTCAGACTCGCGCGCGTAACTCTCGACATTGCGCCCTCAGTGGCCGCCATGACCAATGAGACCCATATGAAGACCACGGCGACGGCTGCCATGAGGACTATCACAACAATCGAA
Protein-coding sequences here:
- a CDS encoding branched-chain amino acid aminotransferase, with translation MTQQSHHDRQALNKLTEPFTVLQNSNPATDAKRQELIDKPAFGQVFSDNMTHMSWTKGEGWSDRRIEAYAPLKMEPGASVLHYAQEVFEGLKAYHHDDDSVWLFRPDANAERFQNSAKRLYLPELSKDDFLGSVAALVKKDYQWVPTRREYTLYMRPFMFASEAFLGVRAPEEVDYCVIASPSGPYFPGGVKPVSIWVEDKWFRTGPGGTGFAKCGGNYAASLLGEYRGLENGCEQVCFVDAATKTYLEELGGMNMFAVHKDGHMETPSLTGSILPGITRKSIIQLAQDHGQDVVETMIKLDDLLEDIKSGEVTEVFACGTAAIITPIGRFKSEKFDVTVGEGGTGKTTLDLRNELLGIQLGEVEDKHNWMWRVL
- a CDS encoding 50S ribosomal protein L25/general stress protein Ctc, whose translation is MANTVKLEGTVRDQFGKGAARRMRVANQIPATIYAGGAEPTFIKLPLKETTNALRRTNALFEIGYGEGKKMAVVKDIQRNPVKRRVEHIDFFEVRAGEKVVVEVPVFVEGVTKGAAVAFVDMQNLEVRADVTNLPERIVISVEGLGDGDKVAAKDVELPEGSELVIDDPEDSVVTVEIPKEESLEPQLDTTAPADATADAAPADDAAAASAE
- a CDS encoding NAD(P)(+) transhydrogenase (Re/Si-specific) subunit beta — encoded protein: MSTIDVVASYVYLLSAVLFVVGLHFMNSPKTARRGNQISAVGMVIAVVMAFVRFFVTGFLSSAALIVLIAGIVVGAIAGLYSAKKVKMTDMPQLVSVFNTVGGGAAALVALNDILTSEKLPTLVVLITAGLGIVIGSITFTGSLVAAGKLQGILPGKPISLPMKDVWMVLSILLTIASFVLLVADEPHRMLWSLLTTLSALLYGLLFVLPIGGADMPVVISVLNACTGTAVAMSGLAIDNVALIVAGALVGAAGVTLSVLMAQAMNRPLTSVLVGGFGGSDVAAVGDGPEGSMKETTADDVAVQLVYAQKVIFVPGFGLAQAQAQRELADLGDLLKNRGIDVSYAIHPVAGRMPGHMNVLLAEANVPYEELVDLDDINPQFPAASISLVVGANDVTNPAARRPGTPVSGMPILDVDKSEHVVVIKRGRGKGYAGIENELYFNDNTQMLFGDAKKELQAIIASVKELIQ
- a CDS encoding NAD(P) transhydrogenase subunit alpha, which translates into the protein MSELVTPITLFVLALLIGVEVIGKVPATLHTPLMSGANSIHGIVIVGVIIVASQAHTPLAYVFIFLAAVLGTMNVVGGYVVTDRMLEMFKSAKTSRKSKSEKAETAADAAQTGKTDQGAK
- a CDS encoding NAD(P) transhydrogenase subunit alpha — encoded protein: MVQQEHGPVTYGVIKESNQQESRVALTPEIVSRLKKSNISCVIEQGAGEASQFSDDQYDRAGASVVSRADVFHQADVFGFINRPTDEDLAALPSHAWIVGMLGSFTNQEYVSRLDQAGLTALAMEKLPRQLSSAQSMDEMTSQNSVMGYKAALLAADSYGSFFPMMTTAAGTIRPAKVLILGAGIAGLQAIGTAKRLGAIVTGYDVRPASRQEVESLGAKFLDLGLDFSQGQGEGGYARQLSKEEQSQQQAAVDAKAAGFDVVITTAKVPGRRPPVLLTKNGVLGLHRGAVIVDCAASDLGGNVEGSKPGRTVTDNGVTIFGVPDLASGVATTASNLAARNLADVVSHFVTPEGLSFDLSQELDDALVVAGRNVPSSGQNVSDPDASDHKEGDGGNE
- a CDS encoding AMP-dependent synthetase/ligase — its product is MGLFNSAKSYLISTAKRAATLGRYHDDDIDEEVMPSDASGDSEPSTQDDGHARQLPSVHEWSNGYPTTTFMDERSGLLTTSTADAGKIPESMTLYDIYRDRAERMGDEPMYHFKSNGEWVTRTANDMLEDIRSAAKGLLHSGLKKGDAIAFMCHTSYQWNVVDAAVVSIGGVIATVYDTDSAEQIRYIVNNSDATSLIVETRDMREKADGAIDDCPSLKRIACLENGALEEMQAYGKVVSDAELDERIASISTKDLCSVVYTSGSTAAPKGVEMTHEHYCTLAHNLREYIPDLLQDPKGSVLLFLPQAHSFARAINYACAYSSIQIYIAEGIKSLIADLQVARPTVMIGVPRVFEKVYNAASQKAGHGVKGMVFASAVVAAQDYMSEVSEKGKAGPIVTSKRQAFDPLVYSSLRQALGGRARWIVSGGAPLDPSLLSFFRGAKVPVYEGYGLTETTAPCAFSPLGTPFHEGSVGIAFPGFSIRISESGEIQIAGTSVFDRYHKNGETTAESFTEDGWYATGDLGRLSDDGFLFITGRKKDLIITAGGKNVSPGPIEEVIQRSEIVENALVLGDKRPFISALITLDGETLGPWLEARGLKPMTPHEAANNAVVRAEIQQYVDEANEGVSRAESVRKFIILPEAFTQENGLLTASMKVIRPKVITRYANLLNTQMYVPRR
- the era gene encoding GTPase Era is translated as MTEQQTNEGTALEEKESQAYRSGFVAVVGRPNVGKSTLINALIGKQIAIASSRPETTRKAIRGILTLPHAQLVLVDTPGIHKPRTLLGQRLNDVVDESLSDVDVAAFVLPADQEIGPGDRRILQKLQEQYARGSHGDSADIEWKIPVIAVVTKIDMLDKEQLVAKMIEIQQFANFAELVPISAKDGDNVDELRDVLVDATPVGPQMYPADQISEESPEDTIAELVRGAFLEELNDELPHSLAVTVDSIVYPDEEFSLEIDGSQLAQGKVTVHVSLFVERNSQKPIIIGHHAEHLVHVKKRLRTPVNRIIGAKSQLDLHVKVAKDWQSNPKQLQRLGF
- a CDS encoding hemolysin family protein — its product is MNVDSIVVIVLMAAVAVVFIWVSLVMAATEGAMSRVTRASLNNLMLEIQTDSELGQFSRMKRIDRVQRVQRLLSDRFATAGACAFFRVMCNVLDGLLIAVIMRVLDAPLWSQLVSGVVAALIIATLSVLLRPRVAGAKKPLDIMLKHATITTIASLVTPFSHANGFAQGKRRNRDLTLSDEEELDKIQLEQGRAMIDRMVEANDFDPEVSEMLRNVLMLSDTLTREIMVPRTDMICIEQDATLGMAMKLFSRSGFSRIPVIGEDVDDLVGMAYLKDVVRAVAFNPAAESRDIASICRTPMLVPESKAVDDLFHHMQQTRQHIAVVIDEYGGIAGLVTIEDAIEQIVGELEDEHDRTQHSQPEQIDEHAWKLPARTPIADLEELFEIDIDEDDVDTVYGLLTKILGRVPIVGATAVTMGLRLTAVDSAGRRKKVSTILVEPATEPSHADRANADGSDDADGADSADGADASSQTRQAISPTDDSHDEEQNHARRSDDGAADE